In one Fusarium keratoplasticum isolate Fu6.1 chromosome 5, whole genome shotgun sequence genomic region, the following are encoded:
- a CDS encoding RNase H type-1 domain-containing protein codes for MDSPIELPDGRLACGRHGLPVCGSCCVDYTFMDDELPDSAGELNMLSNQGGSVVHDHDRPGPGYFRRIDPRTRLPVQICPAISRALPGELSTAGLGRRASPHVYRFIRRNNLDEFLIFADGVCLENGGSNPRAGWAIYFKPVTDRDSGIVSGRLGKFGPWGDYHEQTNNRAELRAVLAALRFRYWPGEGFTKLVIATDSEYVVKGATEWVSGWLWNGWRTSNRGAVKNRDLWEALLGEFERLGELGLKVEF; via the exons ATGGACAGCCCCATTGAGCTCCCAGATGGGCGTCTAGCCTGTGGACGTCACGGCTTGCCCGTTTGCGGGTCCTGCTGCGTCGATTACACCTTCATGGATGATGAGCTCCCAGACTCGGCCGGAGAACTTAACATGCTTTCTAACCAAGGAGGCTCTGTGGTACACGATCACGATCGCCCGGGTCCGGGGTACTTTCGCCGGATTGACCCG AGGACGCGCCTACCCGTCCAAATTTGTCCCGCCATCAGCAGAGCTCTGCCTGGCGAACTATCCACAGCCGGCCTGGGCAGACGGGCAAGCCCTCATGTTTATCGCTTCATCCGCCGCAATAATCTAGACGAATTCCTAATCTTCGCTGATGGTGTCTGTCTCGAAAATGGTGGATCCAACCCAAGAGCAGGCTGGGCCATTTACTTCAAACCAGTAACCGACCGCGATTCAGGCATAGTTTCCGGACGTCTTGGGAAGTTCGGCCCCTGGGGCGACTACCACGAGCAGACGAACAACCGTGCTGAGCTCCGAGCCGTCCTGGCCGCCCTACGTTTCCGTTACTGGCCGGGCGAAGGTTTCACCAAGTTAGTCATTGCCACCGACTCAGAGTACGTCGTCAAAGGCGCCACCGAATGGGTGTCGGGATGGTTATGGAACGGATGGAGGACCAGCAACCGAGGGGCTGTGAAGAACAGGGATCTTTGGGAGGCACTACTTGGGGAATTCGAGCGGCTTGGGGAGCTCGGTTTAAAGGTTGAGTTTTGA